From the genome of Rhinatrema bivittatum chromosome 18, aRhiBiv1.1, whole genome shotgun sequence, one region includes:
- the PCDH12 gene encoding protocadherin-12: MALALRMLLQSVALLSPWCLFFSVVCQEVATFVVKYKVFEETPEGTVIGRLPEELGWKGRRGHAEEFQLMQHPSALPVQVGFGDGSVSTQGRLDREQLCRLQDPCLVSFDVLATKALALIHVQVQVLDINDHEPRFPKAELELEISESASLRTRIPLDRALDLDSDHNALQSYHLSPSEHFALDVISGSDGTKHAELVVVKELDRELHSSFDLVLTAFDQGEPPKSGTTLIRINVLDSNDNSPVFVESSLMVEIAEDTSPGTLILNLTANDPDQGPNGEIEYSFSKHVPQEVLSTFRIDAKTGSIVLSQPLDYEVTHAYEVDVQARDLGPNPIPAHCKILIKVLDVNDNAPQIHITWTPRDSQVPVISEALHKDSFVALVTASDPDSGSNGQVECDLSQSHGHFRLRRTNGNSYILVTNATLDRESCAEYNLTVQAKDQGIPSLKGMRHLTIHISDANDNAPLFERNTYNVSIAENNLPLTHLLTVTAHDADLNLNSKITYSIQESLVSGYPVSKLVSIHPNTGEIFAIRSFDYEQMSRFEFLVLAEDEGQPKLSSNASITVSVQDENDNYPVIVQPVLKRDRASITVLVNAETGLLLTSVESPTADRAEYFTAVTDILGYMGTPPAITRSNVYPVLSIVATDADSGLNGDLTYDIVGGHDASFFALDQQLGQVYVNVSNATSLIGSEWELEILVRDQGDPSLHTQALMKFIFSSHQDHLKNSARSEKLSLSVVTVICLAVLLVIFLLILGLTLSVCRTDNKENRAYNCREAESTYRHQPRRPQRQIHKTDIHLVPVLRNKQEEQSDGAPTDHCAGTPVKDAYIEVTKEDPLQTPFHMTPTLYRTLRNQATLDESKELFPDAFNLPSAACRTFQYQRQKSVSRESLSLQDPQLHPLLPSSRILKNPGSPQVRSRDDRSTDPLLQANITASPTTTRTPRGQRNADVRTRPEKDPHQQILRSLVRLSMAALAERDRVELTVESPHVQQISQLLSLLHQGQVHPRPNHRGNKYPAKSGRAAGQDADWLSTKDSGHGESEAGDLDSEAGGDLSANQMLLEEGLENFLDPGADLDDDDRNEPDPAWMARLSLPLTTNYKDNIFSPASLNFPEDQRPISAAERDELRTFLTFGKANGGGGSCDPGDGEPRLTGTFLAEMSTLFEMLLTQKAEGHADTASEVLLRLSACSKTLGLDIGAAMALESEDGGSSETPGTLNRTLGNSRALTKD; this comes from the exons atggctctagcactaaggATGCTGCTTCAGTCTGTTGCTTTACTATCGCCgtggtgcctttttttttccgTGGTATGCCAGGAGGTGGCCACTTTCGTGGTGAAGTACAAAGTGTTTGAAGAAACGCCTGAAGGGACAGTGATTGGGAGATTACCTGAAGAGCTGGGCTGGAAGGGGAGAAGAGGGCATGCAGAAGAGTTCCAGTTAATGCAGCACCCCAGTGCCCTCCCCGTCCAGGTTGGGTTTGGAGATGGTTCCGTCTCCACACAAGGTCGTTTGGACAGAGAGCAGCTCTGTCGGTTGCAGGACCCTTGTCTGGTATCGTTTGATGTGCTGGCTACCAAAGCCTTGGCTTTAATCCACGTGCAGGTTCAGGTCTTAGACATCAACGATCACGAGCCTCGGTTTCCAAAAGCGGAGCTGGAACTGGAGATCTCCGAGAGTGCTTCTTTGCGTACACGGATACCACTGGATCGTGCTTTGGACCTGGACAGTGATCACAACGCTCTGCAATCTTACCACTTGTCTCCCAGTGAGCACTTTGCTTTGGATGTGATCTCTGGCTCTGATGGCACCAAGCATGCAGAACTTGTGGTGGTGAAAGAACTAGACAGGGAGCTTCATTCTTCTTTTGATTTGGTGTTAACAGCTTTTGACCAGGGTGAACCACCAAAATCAGGAACCACCTTGATTAGAATCAATGTGCTGGATTCTAATGATAACAGCCCAGTGTTTGTAGAAAGCTCTTTGATGGTGGAGATCGCAGAAGATACTTCTCCTGGGACTCTTATTCTAAACCTGACAGCCAATGATCCTGATCAAGGGCCCAATGGAGAGATAGAATACTCCTTCAGTAAACATGTGCCACAGGAAGTGTTAAGCACGTTCAGGATTGATGCAAAGACAGGCAGCATAGTATTGAGCCAACCACTGGATTATGAAGTAACGCATGCTTACGAAGTGGATGTACAAGCAAGGGACCTAGGACCCAACCCTATCCCCGCCCACTGCAAAATCCTCATCAAGGTTTTAGATGTGAATGACAATGCCCCACAGATACACATCACTTGGACACCTCGGGATTCTCAGGTCCCTGTCATATCTGAAGCTCTACATAAGGATAGCTTTGTTGCCTTGGTAACAGCAAGTGACCCAGACTCCGGGAGCAATGGGCAGGTGGAATGTGACCTCAGCCAGAGTCATGGGCATTTCAGGTTAAGAAGAACAAATGGAAACAGTTATATTTTAGTGACCAATGCCACCTTGGACAGGGAGAGTTGCGCAGAATACAACCTGACTGTACAGGCCAAAGACCAAGGAATTCCATCATTGAAAGGGATGAGACACTTGACAATTCATATCAGTGATGCCAATGACAATGCACCCTTATTTGAAAGAAATACTTATAACGTCTCTATTGCAGAGAATAATCTTCCACTCACCCATTTACTAACTGTGACGGCCCATGATGCTGACCTAAATCTTAATAGCAAAATCACCTATAGCATCCAAGAATCTCTTGTTTCAGGATACCCAGTTTCAAAATTGGTCTCCATTCACCCTAACACTGGGGAAATCTTTGCTATTAGATCTTTTGATTATGAGCAAATGTCAAGGTTCGAATTCCTTGTTCTAGCCGAAGATGAAGGCCAACCCAAGCTTTCATCCAACGCATCTATTACAGTTAGTGTGCAGGATGAAAATGATAATTATCCAGTAATTGTACAGCCAGTGCTAAAGAGAGACAGAGCAAGTATCACTGTCCTAGTCAATGCAGAGACAGGCTTGCTACTGACATCTGTAGAGAGCCCGACTGCTGACAGAGCTGAATATTTTACAGCAGTGACTGACATTTTAGGATATATGGGGACCCCACCAGCAATCACTAGATCAAACGTATACCCGGTCCTAAGCATTGTGGCTACTGATGCCGATTCGGGATTGAATGGCGATTTGACTTATGATATTGTGGGGGGGCACGATGCCAGTTTCTTTGCTCTGGACCAGCAGTTAGGACAAGTGTATGTAAATGTTAGCAATGCCACTAGCCTCATCGGAAGTGAATGGGAACTGGAAATTTTGGTGAGGGACCAAGGAGATCCCTCGCTCCACACTCAAGCACTTATGAAGTTTATTTTTAGCAGTCATCAGGACCATCTCAAAAACTCAGCTAGATCCGAAAAACTGAGCCTCTCTGTGGTGACAGTGATCTGCCTGGCTGTACTGCTGGttatttttcttctcattttagGTTTAACACTGTCTGTGTGCAGAACTGATAACAAGGAGAACCGAGCTTATAACTGCAGGGAAGCAGAGTCAACCTATAGACATCAACCCAGGAGGCCCCAGAGGCAGATTCATAAAACAGACATTCACTTAGTGCCAGTGCTCAGGAATAAACAAGAAGAACAGAGCGATGGTGCACCAACTGATCATTGTGCTGGGACGCCGGTAAAGGATGCATACATAGAGGTGACAAAAGAGGACCCACTGCAAACCCCATTTCATATGACCCCAACTCTTTACAGGACCCTTAGGAACCAAGCAACCTTAGACGAAAGCAAGGAGCTTTTTCCAGATGCTTTCAACCTGCCTTCAGCGGCATGCAGGACTTTTCAGTATCAACGGCAGAAGAGCGTATCAAGGGAGAGCCTAAGTTTACAAGACCCGCAGCTACATCCCCTGCTGCCTTCTTCCAGGATCTTGAAGAACCCAGGGAGCCCGCAGGTCAGATCAAGAGACGATCGGAGCACTGACCCTCTCTTGCAAGCCAATATAACCGCCTCCCCAACAACCACCAGGACCCCGAGAGGTCAAAGGAATGCAGACGTAAGGACAAGGCCAGAGAAGGACCCTCACCAGCAGATCCTGAGGAGCCTGGTCAGGTTATCCATGGCTGCACTGGCAGAGCGGGATCGCGTGGAGCTCACTGTAGAATCACCGCACGTGCAG CAAATATCCCAGCTGCTGTCCTTGTTACACCAAGGTCAGGTCCACCCCAGGCCAAACCACAGAGGAAACAAGTACCCAGCGAAGAGCGGCAG agctGCTGGGCAGGATGCTGACTGGCTGAGCACAAAGGACAGCGGCCATGGAGAGAGCGAGGCTGGAGACCTTGACTCGGAAGCAGGTGGTGACCTGTCTGCCAACCAGATGCTCCTGGAGGAAGGACTGGAGAATTTTTTGGACCCTGGTGCAG ATTTGGATGATGACGACAGGAATGAGCCTGACCCTGCATGGATGGCCAGGCTGTCACTGCCACTCACCACCAATTATAAGGACAACATTTTTTCCCCTGCCTCCCTGAACTTCCCCGAGGACCAGCGTCCCATCAGTGCTGCTGAGAGAGACGAACTGAGAACTTTCCTGACATTTGGGAAAGCCAACGGAGGTGGAGGAAGCTGCGACCCAGGAGACGGGGAACCCCGGCTGACTGGCACGTTCCTGGCAGAGATGAGCACCTTGTTTGAGATGTTGTTGACGCAGAAAGCCGAAGGTCATGCTGACACCGCTTCTGAGGTGCTGCTGAGGCTTTCTGCTTGTAGTAAGACCCTAGGGCTGGACATTGGGGCTGCCATGGCTCTAGAAAGTGAAgatgggggctccagcgagaccCCAGGAACCCTTAACAGGACCTTGGGCAACAGTAGAGCTTTGACCAAAGACTGA